One window of the Lasioglossum baleicum chromosome 8, iyLasBale1, whole genome shotgun sequence genome contains the following:
- the LOC143211330 gene encoding uncharacterized protein LOC143211330: MIHDRKGSSRMSEERVKAPESVRDSTELTENPKVCSFSIESLLAPTKKITEDEKRVPMQTELYLHGHELTNDSDGRKLVAPDSSMIMVEDIEFDDSDLVCSTSPEPEMCYEACTSSSGANSTTGADRDGQEKSGSVISDDERKKRPRTAFTAAQIKSLEAEFERNKYLSVAKRLQLSKSLKLTETQIKIWFQNRRTKWKRKYTNDVELLAQQYYSSLGIPAPRPIFVGDRLWFFNYPGQPQPGTPIFPQHLATVPLPPALPIVQPLPSNLSMGQQSSIFQTIPTNNPPYHLSQRLDFRHPDT; this comes from the exons ATGATACACGATAGAAAAGGATCATCTAGGATGTCGGAGGAACGTGTAAAAGCTCCAGAATCCGTCAGGGACTCGACAGAGTTAACGGAAAACCCGAAAGTGTGCTCGTTCAGTATCGAAAGCCTTTTAGCGCCAACCAAGAAGATCACGGAAGATGAAAAGCGTGTACCCATGCAAACCGAATTGTATTTGCATGGTCATGAGT TAACGAACGATTCGGATGGTCGGAAGCTGGTGGCGCCGGATTCGTCCATGATTATGGTCGAGGATATCGAATTCGATGATTCCGATTTGGTCTGCTCCACGTCTCCCGAGCCCGAAATGTGCTACG AAGCATGTACCAGCAGCAGCGGTGCCAACTCCACGACAGGTGCGGATAGAGATGGTCAGGAAAAAAGTGGCAGCGTGATTAGCGATGACGAAAGAAAGAAGAGGCCCCGCACGGCGTTCACGGCCGCGCAGATTAAGTCGTTGGAGGCGGAATTCGAGAGGAACAAATACCTGAGCGTGGCGAAGAGATTGCAGCTCAGCAAGAGCTTGAAGCTCACCGAAACTCAG ATTAAGATATGGTTCCAAAACAGACGCACAAAGTGGAAAAGGAAGTACACAAACGACGTGGAGTTGCTCGCTCAACAGTATTACTCCAGTTTAGGGATTCCAGCGCCTCGACCAATTTTTGTCGGGGACCGTTTATG GTTTTTCAACTATCCGGGACAGCCACAACCGGGCACACCAATTTTTCCTCAACATTTGGCGACAGTCCCTCTGCCACCCGCATTACCAATAGTTCAACCACTACCAAGCAATTTGTCAATGGGACAGcagtcttcaatttttcaaaccatCCCCACAAATAATCCACCGTATCATTTGAGTCAGAGATTAGACTTTCGGCATCCGGACACGTAA
- the Cych gene encoding cyclin H: MEMFPQSSQKRYWMFCDENDITTLRERTNAEFIERHGANMTAEEREEHFLSSTEERTLLRFYELQLRDFCRRFSPPMPRATISTALHYFKRFYLRNSVMDYHPKEILVTCVYLACKVEEFNVSIYQFVANIKGDREKASDIILNNELLLMQQLNYNLTVHNPFRPVEGLMIDIKTRYTSLENPERLRPYIDEFLERVFLTDSVLLYAPSQVALAATLHAASRASANLDNYVTDILFSKEHLGCIIEAVRKIRSMAKCVEPPSRDIVRALEKKLEKCRNQENNPDSDIYKQRMQEMLDEEDLQDNEKYAKIMQDQAAHDEKILGVSKVLSPPAQ; encoded by the exons ATGGAAATGTTCCCGCAAAGCTCCCAGAAAAGGTACTGGATGTTCTGCGACGAAAATGACATAACAACACTACGTGAGAGGACAAACGCTGAGTTTATTGAAAGGCATGGGGCGAACATGACG GCAGAGGAAAGGGAAGAACATTTTCTATCATCCACAGAGGAACGTACTCTGCTGCGCTTTTATGAGTTGCAATTAAGGGATTTCTGTCGCCGGTTCAGTCCACCTATGCCAAGGGCTACTATATCAACCGCACTACACTATTTCAAAAGATTCTACCTCAGAAATAGTGTCATGGACTATCATCCGAAAGAAATATTGGTCACATGCGTCTACTTGGCTTGTAAA GTAGAGGAATTCAATGTTTCCATATATCAGTTTGTCGCTAATATTAAGGGTGACCGGGAAAAGGCATCTGATATCATACTTAATAATGAACTGCTTCTAATGCAACAGTTGAATTATAACTTAACAGTACACAATCCGTTCAGACCTGTAGAGGGGTTGATGATCGATATCAAG ACAAGGTACACATCCTTGGAGAATCCAGAAAGGCTCAGGCCATATATAGATGAATTTCTGGAAAGGGTATTTTTGACCGATAGCGTGTTGCTCTATGCTCCAAGCCAAGTTGCATTGGCAGCCACGCTGCATGCAGCATCCAGGGCATCTGCAAACCTGGATAATTATGTGACCGACATATTATTCTCCAAGGAGCACTTGGGTTGTATAATTGAAGCAGTAAGAA AAATAAGGTCTATGGCTAAATGCGTAGAACCTCCTTCAAGGGATATAGTAAGGGCTttggaaaaaaaattggaaaaatgtcGAAATCAGGAAAATAATCCCGACAGTGATAT CTATAAACAAAGAATGCAAGAAATGCTGGATGAGGAGGATCTACAGGACAATGAAAAGTATGCTAAAATAATGCAGGATCAAGCTGCCCACGATGAAAAGATCTTAGGAGTTAGCAAAGTCTTGTCTCCTCCAGCTCAGTAA